Proteins found in one Sporosarcina jeotgali genomic segment:
- a CDS encoding IDEAL domain-containing protein — MQAEKMLNDIYIDLFLNHIHREQTRTRLLEEIDAALDRNDKPTFMQLTDSLQQLDEKE; from the coding sequence ATGCAAGCGGAAAAAATGCTGAATGACATCTACATCGATTTGTTTTTGAATCACATCCACCGTGAACAAACTCGAACACGTTTGCTGGAAGAGATTGATGCGGCCCTGGATCGTAATGATAAGCCGACCTTTATGCAGCTGACAGATTCTCTTCAGCAGCTGGACGAAAAAGAATGA
- a CDS encoding ABC transporter permease — protein sequence MNSLRDLWGSRFGKYVMELQRYLQYVFTGHLAIVMLFSIGAAGYAYSEWLKDVPAELPAAWLIALLLAGSTFIATPVTLLKPADAVYLLPLEKELPTYTGRALNWTFFSKLPLPIIVFIVALPMLSAYDIGGKSVFGLLLLIVIVAMWASVRTEFLYRKANEGQGVWQDRFIRFVLSTLVFYAVLTEQWIILAVIAIAYVLYGLLWKKKAAMQPFPYTHFIELEQNRMMGFYRFANYFTEVPHLKGSISKRSWLGVFMPDAHVERTDAQSFLLRRTFIRTDESFWLWLRLTVLSILGVVFIPFPIVAFVFIGALAFASAIQTLQTLRGGDEFRMDLLFPNTEEARPKEIFRLTERVQWLQAGLVLLAGLLMHGLSVTPFIMGAVVLIISEATIRLTNNKEEE from the coding sequence ATGAACAGCTTACGTGATCTGTGGGGAAGTCGTTTCGGAAAATATGTAATGGAGTTGCAGCGGTACTTGCAGTATGTGTTCACTGGGCATTTGGCGATTGTGATGCTGTTTTCAATCGGAGCAGCAGGCTATGCTTACAGCGAATGGCTAAAAGATGTACCCGCGGAGTTGCCGGCAGCTTGGCTGATTGCATTATTGCTCGCAGGCTCAACGTTCATTGCCACACCCGTGACGCTGCTTAAACCAGCAGATGCTGTCTATTTGCTGCCTCTTGAAAAAGAGTTGCCGACGTATACAGGCAGAGCGCTGAACTGGACGTTCTTCTCAAAATTACCGTTGCCAATCATTGTTTTCATCGTCGCGCTTCCCATGTTAAGTGCATATGATATTGGCGGTAAATCAGTATTTGGCTTATTGCTGCTGATAGTCATCGTCGCGATGTGGGCGAGTGTGCGAACGGAGTTCCTTTATCGCAAAGCGAACGAAGGACAAGGGGTATGGCAAGATCGTTTCATTCGTTTCGTGCTAAGCACGCTAGTGTTTTATGCAGTCTTGACTGAACAGTGGATTATCCTGGCGGTCATTGCAATTGCCTATGTGCTCTACGGTTTACTGTGGAAGAAGAAAGCAGCGATGCAGCCGTTCCCTTATACTCATTTTATCGAACTTGAGCAGAATCGGATGATGGGCTTTTATCGTTTTGCAAACTATTTCACCGAGGTCCCACATTTGAAGGGGTCTATCAGCAAACGGTCTTGGCTTGGTGTATTCATGCCTGACGCACACGTAGAACGAACAGATGCACAAAGCTTTTTGCTGCGTCGGACGTTTATCCGGACGGACGAATCATTTTGGCTGTGGCTGCGGCTGACGGTGTTGTCTATTTTAGGAGTAGTATTCATCCCATTTCCAATCGTCGCATTTGTTTTCATTGGAGCACTTGCCTTCGCATCTGCAATTCAAACGCTGCAAACATTGCGTGGCGGAGATGAATTCCGCATGGATTTATTATTCCCGAATACAGAAGAAGCACGTCCAAAGGAAATTTTCCGTTTAACTGAGCGTGTCCAATGGCTGCAGGCAGGCCTCGTTTTACTTGCAGGTTTACTCATGCATGGTTTGTCAGTAACACCTTTCATTATGGGGGCTGTTGTACTGATTATATCTGAAGCAACCATTCGCTTAACGAATAATAAAGAAGAAGAGTAG
- the uvrB gene encoding excinuclease ABC subunit UvrB yields the protein MTDTFNLQAPYTPQGDQPAAIKKLVAGIKNGEKHQTLLGATGTGKTFTVSNVVTEINKPTLVIAHNKTLAGQLYSEFKEFFPDNAVEYFVSFYDYYQPEAYVPQTDTYIEKDSSINDEIDKLRHSATASLFERKDVLIVASVSCIYGLGSPEEYGSHMISLRPGLEIDRNQLLRKFVDNLYERNDVSFTRGTFRVRGDVVEIFPASQDERCIRIEFFGDEIDRLREVDALTGEVLGEREHVAIFPNSHFVTGEAKMVKAIERIEIELEEQLKIMRENDKLLEAQRLEQRTRYDLEMMREMGFCSGIENYSRHLSLRDAGETPYTLIDYFPDDFLIVADESHVTLPQIRGMYNGDQARKKVLVEHGFRLPSALDNRPLMFEEFEKHVNQAIYVSATPGPYEIEHTPKMVEQIIRPTGLLDPIIEVRPIEGQIDDLLDEINERSKRNERVLITTLTKKMSEDLTDYLKEAGVKVNYLHSEIKTLERIEIIRELRLGTYDALVGINLLREGLDIPEVSLVTILDADKEGFLRSERALIQTIGRAARNSEGRVIMYADRYTDSMNKAIEETERRREKQMAYNEEHNITPKTIQKGIRDVIRATQASEESLSFMDKVTEGKKLTKEEKLTLLASLEKEMKESAKALDFERAAELRDTILELKAER from the coding sequence GTGACAGATACATTTAATCTGCAAGCCCCATATACACCCCAAGGCGATCAGCCTGCTGCTATCAAAAAATTAGTCGCTGGTATCAAGAACGGCGAGAAGCATCAGACGCTGCTGGGGGCAACAGGTACAGGTAAGACATTTACCGTTTCCAACGTCGTAACAGAAATCAATAAACCGACTTTGGTCATCGCACATAACAAAACGCTTGCAGGGCAGCTTTACAGTGAATTCAAAGAGTTCTTCCCTGATAATGCAGTTGAATACTTTGTCAGCTTTTACGATTATTATCAGCCGGAAGCGTATGTCCCGCAAACAGATACGTATATAGAGAAAGACTCAAGTATTAATGATGAAATCGATAAATTGCGTCACTCTGCAACTGCATCCCTTTTTGAACGGAAAGATGTACTGATTGTCGCGTCGGTTTCTTGTATATACGGTTTGGGGTCACCGGAAGAATATGGGTCTCACATGATATCCCTCCGTCCCGGACTCGAGATTGACAGAAATCAGCTATTACGGAAATTCGTTGATAACTTATACGAACGGAACGATGTGAGTTTTACACGCGGAACGTTCCGTGTAAGAGGGGATGTAGTAGAAATCTTCCCGGCGTCTCAAGATGAAAGATGTATCCGCATAGAATTTTTCGGAGACGAAATCGATCGATTGCGTGAAGTAGATGCACTGACAGGTGAAGTGCTGGGTGAACGCGAACACGTCGCAATCTTCCCGAATTCCCACTTCGTTACAGGTGAAGCGAAAATGGTCAAGGCGATCGAACGAATTGAAATAGAATTGGAAGAACAGCTGAAAATCATGAGAGAGAACGACAAACTCTTAGAAGCACAGCGACTAGAGCAGCGAACACGATACGACTTAGAAATGATGCGTGAGATGGGATTCTGTTCAGGAATCGAAAACTATTCACGTCACTTATCGCTTCGTGATGCTGGGGAGACACCCTATACGCTGATTGACTATTTCCCTGATGACTTCCTCATTGTGGCAGATGAAAGCCACGTGACGCTTCCGCAAATCCGAGGCATGTATAACGGAGACCAAGCGAGGAAAAAAGTTCTGGTTGAACATGGATTCCGGCTTCCTTCTGCTCTGGACAACCGTCCGCTCATGTTCGAAGAATTTGAAAAGCACGTGAACCAGGCGATTTATGTCTCTGCAACACCAGGACCGTATGAAATAGAACATACACCTAAAATGGTAGAACAAATTATCCGTCCCACCGGTTTGCTCGATCCGATCATTGAAGTGCGTCCGATCGAAGGACAAATTGATGATCTGCTCGATGAAATCAACGAGCGCAGTAAAAGAAATGAACGGGTGCTTATCACAACACTTACTAAAAAAATGTCTGAGGACTTGACGGATTATTTGAAAGAAGCTGGAGTGAAAGTGAACTATCTTCACTCGGAGATTAAAACACTGGAGCGAATCGAAATAATTCGCGAACTGCGACTGGGAACTTACGATGCCTTAGTAGGCATTAACTTGTTGAGGGAAGGTCTCGATATCCCAGAAGTATCACTCGTAACCATTCTCGATGCGGACAAAGAAGGGTTCCTTCGTTCAGAACGTGCACTCATCCAAACAATTGGACGCGCAGCACGGAACTCTGAAGGACGAGTCATTATGTATGCGGATAGATATACGGATTCGATGAACAAAGCAATTGAGGAAACCGAGCGCCGCAGAGAAAAACAAATGGCGTATAACGAAGAACATAATATAACACCGAAAACGATTCAAAAAGGAATTCGCGATGTCATCCGTGCGACACAAGCTTCTGAAGAATCGCTTTCGTTTATGGATAAAGTGACAGAAGGCAAGAAGTTGACGAAAGAAGAAAAACTGACATTGCTGGCATCGCTTGAAAAAGAAATGAAAGAATCAGCGAAGGCGCTCGACTTTGAGCGTGCTGCTGAGCTTAGAGATACCATATTGGAATTGAAAGCGGAAAGGTGA